The stretch of DNA GGGCGGCCGCGGCGACCACCACCTATGTAAAAAACCGCACGGATCGCCACAACGCCGCAATCGACAGGGGCGAGCTTCGCGTGCCCGACGATCCTCACCTCGCGCGGGTCGAGCTCTCAACGCTCGACAGCCGCCTGCTCGAACGCCTCGCCGAGCTCGGGTACGGAAGGAGCGATCTCGGTCAGGTGAAACGGTTCGACGGGGGTTGGATCGCGAAGCGGCGCAACCTCCGCGACATCGCGGTTGTCACGGGCGACGACGGAGGGGTCGCTTACTTCGACCCGCGCTGGGTCCCGGATATCCATGCCGCCACCGAGTATCTCGCCGGCCGAGGTCGAGAGCCGGGTTAGATCTGGCGGCCGGAGCCGGTCGGGCAAGCTGGGGGTGTGCGCAACCCGATGTTCGTGCCCGACGAGAAGCTGGCTTCCCTGATATTCGACTACTGCCGCTGGCGGCTCGCTCTCGATCCCGTCGACCTCGACTTCCCCGGCGACAAGGCGGTCCTCGAGCAGGCACTCCAGGGGATCATCAGGTCGGGGCCCAACGACCCCGAAGCAGTGCTCGAGGTCTTCTCCGACGTGCTGGCTCCCGCGGTCATTTCCTGCGACAGCCCGCGGTTCCTCGCGTTCATCCCGGCCGCGCCGACGAAAGCGTCGTTGCTGTTCGACATGGTCGTCTCGTGCTCCTCCCTCCAGGGCAGCTCCTGGCTCGAGGCGGCCGGAGCCGTGTCCGCGGAGAACCAGGTGCTGCGCCTGCTGGCAGACATGGCCGGGCTCCCGCCGTCTGCCGGCGGCTGCTTTGTGTCGGGGGGTAGCGCCGCGAACCTCTCGGCGCTCGTCGTCGCCCGGGAGGTAGGCCGGCACCGCCTCGGTAACGGCGCTCCGGCCCGGCTGCGGCTGGCGGTCAGCAGCCAGTCGCACTCTTCGATAGCCAAGGCGCTGATGCTGCTCGGAATGGATGCGCTGGTGGTGCCCACCGAGGACTACCGCCTCACCGGGAGGGCCGTCGAGGCGGCCCTCGCGTCCGACCCCGATCCCCGCAGCGTCATCGGCGTCGTCGCCACGGCCGGCACCACCAACGCCGGGA from Acidimicrobiales bacterium encodes:
- a CDS encoding pyridoxal-dependent decarboxylase — its product is MRNPMFVPDEKLASLIFDYCRWRLALDPVDLDFPGDKAVLEQALQGIIRSGPNDPEAVLEVFSDVLAPAVISCDSPRFLAFIPAAPTKASLLFDMVVSCSSLQGSSWLEAAGAVSAENQVLRLLADMAGLPPSAGGCFVSGGSAANLSALVVAREVGRHRLGNGAPARLRLAVSSQSHSSIAKALMLLGMDALVVPTEDYRLTGRAVEAALASDPDPRSVIGVVATAGTTNAGIVDDLASIAEVAGRRGLWFHVDGAYGGAGLFAPSVRHHYSGLDKADSFVVDPHKWLYAPFDCAALIYRHPHLARGVHTQNASYLDVIHAESPGEEAPEAWNPSDYAYHLTRRARGMALWFSLAVNGTDAYRDAVEASLRIARETADLIETKSYLTLLRKPELSVVLYRRNAWSHDDYNQWSTKLVRDQIGFVTPTKWEGETVARLAFLHPDTTLAIVEEILDSMQ